A single genomic interval of Bradyrhizobium sp. AZCC 1693 harbors:
- a CDS encoding Spy/CpxP family protein refolding chaperone, translating into MDSGLGNPAVRRQIVAAAALAGWQGGHIAKGWWRHGDGGYGWVGPLFWPFAIYDIYDYTIRGDGIGFWDYGYPDIYAAIFAPYGHNDLAAYTGPSPHGPRHRRVPPLQQLCGDDSREIAGLPINQIQQAIQPNEAQRAALDDLANAWISAAQMIRASCLTQTAFTAPDRLAVMHQRIGVMIEAVLAVRQPLGKFYDLLEDEQEARLNALAEDRRKTSAAYRATEAPAQGCGAAQPAVLQWPADEIEARLHPNDTQRAALKVLQDANARAVDILTAECQPKDAITSPARLDAVDGRLVDMQQAIYLVSAALEAFYATLSDEQKAQFEAIGQKRTA; encoded by the coding sequence ACATCGCGAAGGGGTGGTGGCGACACGGCGACGGCGGATATGGATGGGTCGGGCCGCTGTTTTGGCCATTCGCCATTTACGACATCTACGACTACACCATCCGGGGTGACGGCATCGGCTTCTGGGACTACGGTTATCCTGACATCTATGCCGCGATCTTTGCGCCTTACGGCCATAATGATCTCGCCGCCTATACGGGACCGAGCCCACACGGCCCAAGACATCGCAGAGTCCCTCCACTGCAGCAGCTCTGCGGCGATGACAGCCGCGAAATTGCCGGCCTCCCCATCAATCAGATTCAGCAGGCGATACAGCCGAATGAGGCGCAGCGCGCCGCTTTGGACGATCTTGCCAACGCATGGATCTCGGCCGCCCAGATGATTCGGGCGTCGTGTCTGACGCAGACGGCGTTCACAGCACCGGACCGATTGGCCGTCATGCACCAGCGCATCGGGGTGATGATCGAGGCAGTGTTAGCCGTGCGGCAGCCGCTGGGGAAATTCTATGACCTGCTGGAAGACGAACAGGAAGCACGGCTCAATGCACTCGCCGAGGATCGACGCAAGACGTCCGCCGCATATCGGGCCACGGAAGCGCCTGCCCAAGGTTGCGGCGCGGCGCAACCAGCCGTGTTGCAATGGCCGGCGGACGAGATCGAGGCCAGGCTACACCCGAACGACACTCAACGCGCGGCTCTTAAAGTGCTGCAGGACGCCAATGCCAGGGCTGTCGACATCCTGACTGCCGAATGCCAGCCGAAAGACGCGATCACATCACCCGCTCGCCTTGACGCAGTGGACGGGCGGCTCGTTGACATGCAGCAAGCGATCTATCTGGTGAGCGCCGCGCTCGAGGCCTTCTATGCTACGCTAAGCGACGAGCAGAAGGCGCAGTTCGAGGCAATCGGTCAAAAACGAACGGCGTAA